Proteins encoded in a region of the Zea mays cultivar B73 chromosome 2, Zm-B73-REFERENCE-NAM-5.0, whole genome shotgun sequence genome:
- the LOC103646606 gene encoding uncharacterized protein, translating to MELVVSSAYGSGHHSSGCVSPASRLHPFMLVSGARSAYSSLVPRPPCCSCSSSAPVEHRRLGMAHGHPVSTSSSSSIPCSLALAKGLSFIFCRVSTPMAASTHELAGRRSICSLLGLPGVLLPRLGAPASSFSLARFPARASPDADAASLTSSRHSIAAARHIANFPRHFSATTSSASASRARLVFGSSPRILRKKKL from the coding sequence ATGGAGCTGGTTGTGAGCTCCGCGTACGGCTCCGGCCATCACTCCTCTGGTTGTGTCTCTCCAGCATCACGACTCCATCCCTTCATGCTCGTATCTGGAGCTCGCTCGGCCTACAGCTCGCTTGTACCCCGGCCGCCGTGTTGTTCCTGTTCGTCTTCAGCGCCGGTCGAGCATCGCCGCTTGGGAATGGCGCACGGCCATCCCGTCTCGACCTCCTCCAGCTCCTCCATCCCTTGTTCCTTGGCGCTCGCCAAGGGCCTCTCCTTCATCTTTTGTCGCGTCTCAACTCCCATGGCCGCCTCTACGCACGAGCTCGCCGGACGCCGCAGCATATGCTCCCTGCTCGGCCTCCCCGGCGTGCTGCTCCCTCGCCTTGGCGCCCCTGCgagctccttctccctcgcccgGTTTCCAGCTCGAGCCTCGCCGGATGCCGACGCTGCTTCTCTGACCTCGTCTCGACACTCAATCGCTGCAGCACGCCATATCGCCAATTTTCCTCGTCATTTCTCGGCTACAACCTCGTCAGCTTCTGCGAGTCGTGCGCGTCTTGTGTTCGGGTCGAGCCCAAGGATTTTAAGGAAAAAGAAGCTCTAG